The following proteins are co-located in the Triticum aestivum cultivar Chinese Spring chromosome 1A, IWGSC CS RefSeq v2.1, whole genome shotgun sequence genome:
- the LOC123040455 gene encoding boron transporter 4 isoform X1, whose product MGSPGSTNRRPLQRKWVGRKERRLQPRPAPAPACLLRLPTPGFAPCVAGGGGIAVALRHISGATLRLASPTPPRPGTPLLSPFQAMEPKKTLFKGVIEDFRGRASCYKQDWHNGFSSGFRILAPTLYIFFASALPVIAFGEQLSKDTDGTLTTVETLASTAICGIIHSVLGGQPLLIVGVAEPTIIMYTYLYSFAKNQPNLGERLFLAWAGWVCIWTAVMLFLMAMFNAAAALNRFTRFAGELFGMLITILFMQEAIKGMLSEFSVPEGKDQSLPIYQFQWVYINGLLGVIFSMGLLYTALKSRSARSSLYGAGWLRNVIADYGVPLMVILWTALSYSLPTKIPSGVPRRLFTPLPWEPKSLQHWTVAKELFSVPLAYILLAIVPAVMVAGLYFFDHSVASQMAQQKEFNLKNPSAYHYDILVLSFSVLICGLLGIPPSNGVLPQAPMHTRSLAVLRRQALRKQMVRTAKEGMMNNASSSEVYGKMQEVFIKMDDKGNEDSAHKELKELKDAVITEGEKITEGNGAVTAPEVFDPEKHLEAYLPVRVNEQRVSNLLQSLLVAGCIGVVPVIQKIPTSVLWGYFGYMSIDSLPGNQFGERLQLLFITPRRRYKKTGSWGEYSSVLILDRVLEGAHASFLESVPFNQILAFTVFQLIYLLIVWGMTWIPVAGILFPLLFFFLVIIREHLLPKFFDTRHLWELDASEYEECEGVHRDPSIPEGDGESITRGIEDPSEYTAEVMEEFTTHRGELKHRAPSFRDERLIRLNSVQMTRQFSRISSFAPTRP is encoded by the exons ATGGGGTCGCCGGGGTCTACAAATAGGCGGCCATTGCAGAGGAAATGGGTGGGAAGGAAGGAAAGAAGGCTGCAACCCCGCCCGGCCCCGGCCCCAgcttgcctcctccgcctgccgacGCCGGGTTTCGCACCCTGCGTCGCCGGTGGAGGCGGCATTGCCGTTGCACTACGGCACATCTCCGGCGCCACGCTTCGCCTCGCCTCCCCCACCCCGCCTCGACCTGGTACTCCGCTGCTG TCCCCCTTTCAGGCAATGGAACCTAAGAAAACCCTATTTAAGGGAGTGATTGAGGATTTTAGAGGAAGAGCATCTTGCTACAAACAAGATTGGCACAATGGGTTCAGTTCTGGGTTCAG GATATTGGCACCTACTCTGTACATCTTCTTTGCATCTGCACTACCTGTTATCGCCTTTGGGGAGCAACTAAGTAAAGATACAG ATGGTACGCTAACGACAGTTGAGACGTTGGCATCAACTGCTATATGTGGCATCATACATTCTGTACTGGGCGGACAACCACTGCTGATTGTGGGAGTTGCAGAACCAACAATTATAATGTACACATACCTGTACAGTTTTGCCAAAAATCAGCCAAACCTTGGAGAACGATTATTCCTGGCATGGGCTGGATG GGTTTGCATCTGGACTGCGGTCATGTTGTTCCTCATGGCAATGTTTAATGCCGCAGCTGCTTTGAATAGATTTACAAGATTTGCGGGAGAATTGTTTGGAATGTTGATCACAATCCTGTTCATGCAAGAAGCTATCAAG GGAATGTTGAGTGAATTCAGTGTGCCTGAGGGTAAAGATCAGAGCCTACCCATATACCAATTCCAATGGGTATATATTAATGGTCTGCTTGGAGTTATCTTTTCAATGGGACTGCTCTATACTGCGTTAAAGAGCAGAAGTGCAAGGTCATCGCTCTACGGAGCTG GATGGCTAAGGAACGTGATTGCTGACTATGGTGTTCCACTTATGGTGATACTGTGGACCGCGTTGTCATATTCGTTGCCCACCAAGATACCTTCAGGTGTTCCTAGGAGGCTGTTCACCCCACTTCCTTGGGAACCCAAGTCACTGCAACATTGGACGGTAGCCAAG GAGTTATTTTCTGTCCCTCTAGCCTACATACTTTTGGCAATTGTGCCTGCTGTGATGGTTGCGGGGCTCTATTTCTTTGACCATAGTGTAGCCTCACAGATGGCTCAGCAGAAAGAGTTCAATTTGAAAAACCCATCAGCATACCATTACGACATTTTGGTCCTGAGCTTTTCG GTGCTGATTTGTGGCCTTCTTGGCATTCCTCCATCTAATGGAGTCCTTCCCCAGGCCCCCATGCACACGCGAAGTCTTGCTGTCCTCAGGAGGCAG GCGCTCCGCAAACAGATGGTCCGAACCGCCAAGGAAGGCATGATGAACAATGCTAGCAGCTCAGAAGTTTACGGCAAGATGCAAGAAGTTTTCATTAAAATGGACGACAAAGGCAAC GAGGATTCTGCTCACAAAGAGCTCAAGGAATTGAAAGACGCCGTTATCACAGAGGGGGAAAAAATCACAGAGGGGAATGGGGCAGTGACTGCGCCTGAGGTATTTGACCCTGAAAAACATCTGGAAGCTTACTTGCCTGTACGGGTGAATGAGCAGAGAGTAAGCAATCTGCTTCAGTCCCTGCTGGTCGCGGGTTGCATTGGAGTTGTGCCGGTCATTCAGAAGATACCCACATCAGTCCTGTGGGGGTACTTTGGCTATATGTCCATCGACAGCCTGCCTGGGAACCAGTTCGGGGAGCGCTTACAACTTCTGTTCATCACCCCTCGGCGGCGCTACAA GAAAACCGGGAGTTGGGGTGAATATTCATCTGTTCTAATTTTGGACAGGGTTCTTGAAGGCGCCCATGCGTCCTTCTTGGAGTCGGTGCCTTTCAACCAGATATTGGCCTTCACCGTTTTCCAGCTGATTTATCTGTTGATCGTCTGGGGGATGACATGGATACCGGTGGCGGGAATCCTGTtcccgctcctcttcttcttccttgtcatcATCAGGGAGCATCTCCTCCCGAAATTCTTCGACACGCGCCACCTGTGGGAGCTGGATGCGTCCGAGTACGAAGAATGCGAGGGGGTGCACCGTGACCCATCGATACCAGAG GGTGATGGCGAATCCATCACACGAGGCATAGAAGATCCCTCTGAATATACTGCCGAGGTGATGGAGGAATTCACGACTCACCGTGGAGAACTGAAGCACAGGGCTCCAAGCTTCCGTGACGAGCGGCTGATACGG CTGAACTCTGTCCAGATGACGAGACAGTTCTCCCGGATCTCTTCTTTTGCTCCTACACGGCCCTGA
- the LOC123040455 gene encoding boron transporter 4 isoform X4: MEPKKTLFKGVIEDFRGRASCYKQDWHNGFSSGFRILAPTLYIFFASALPVIAFGEQLSKDTDGTLTTVETLASTAICGIIHSVLGGQPLLIVGVAEPTIIMYTYLYSFAKNQPNLGERLFLAWAGWVCIWTAVMLFLMAMFNAAAALNRFTRFAGELFGMLITILFMQEAIKGMLSEFSVPEGKDQSLPIYQFQWVYINGLLGVIFSMGLLYTALKSRSARSSLYGAGWLRNVIADYGVPLMVILWTALSYSLPTKIPSGVPRRLFTPLPWEPKSLQHWTVAKELFSVPLAYILLAIVPAVMVAGLYFFDHSVASQMAQQKEFNLKNPSAYHYDILVLSFSVLICGLLGIPPSNGVLPQAPMHTRSLAVLRRQALRKQMVRTAKEGMMNNASSSEVYGKMQEVFIKMDDKGNEDSAHKELKELKDAVITEGEKITEGNGAVTAPEVFDPEKHLEAYLPVRVNEQRVSNLLQSLLVAGCIGVVPVIQKIPTSVLWGYFGYMSIDSLPGNQFGERLQLLFITPRRRYKKTGSWGEYSSVLILDRVLEGAHASFLESVPFNQILAFTVFQLIYLLIVWGMTWIPVAGILFPLLFFFLVIIREHLLPKFFDTRHLWELDASEYEECEGVHRDPSIPEGDGESITRGIEDPSEYTAEVMEEFTTHRGELKHRAPSFRDERLIRLNSVQMTRQFSRISSFAPTRP; the protein is encoded by the exons ATGGAACCTAAGAAAACCCTATTTAAGGGAGTGATTGAGGATTTTAGAGGAAGAGCATCTTGCTACAAACAAGATTGGCACAATGGGTTCAGTTCTGGGTTCAG GATATTGGCACCTACTCTGTACATCTTCTTTGCATCTGCACTACCTGTTATCGCCTTTGGGGAGCAACTAAGTAAAGATACAG ATGGTACGCTAACGACAGTTGAGACGTTGGCATCAACTGCTATATGTGGCATCATACATTCTGTACTGGGCGGACAACCACTGCTGATTGTGGGAGTTGCAGAACCAACAATTATAATGTACACATACCTGTACAGTTTTGCCAAAAATCAGCCAAACCTTGGAGAACGATTATTCCTGGCATGGGCTGGATG GGTTTGCATCTGGACTGCGGTCATGTTGTTCCTCATGGCAATGTTTAATGCCGCAGCTGCTTTGAATAGATTTACAAGATTTGCGGGAGAATTGTTTGGAATGTTGATCACAATCCTGTTCATGCAAGAAGCTATCAAG GGAATGTTGAGTGAATTCAGTGTGCCTGAGGGTAAAGATCAGAGCCTACCCATATACCAATTCCAATGGGTATATATTAATGGTCTGCTTGGAGTTATCTTTTCAATGGGACTGCTCTATACTGCGTTAAAGAGCAGAAGTGCAAGGTCATCGCTCTACGGAGCTG GATGGCTAAGGAACGTGATTGCTGACTATGGTGTTCCACTTATGGTGATACTGTGGACCGCGTTGTCATATTCGTTGCCCACCAAGATACCTTCAGGTGTTCCTAGGAGGCTGTTCACCCCACTTCCTTGGGAACCCAAGTCACTGCAACATTGGACGGTAGCCAAG GAGTTATTTTCTGTCCCTCTAGCCTACATACTTTTGGCAATTGTGCCTGCTGTGATGGTTGCGGGGCTCTATTTCTTTGACCATAGTGTAGCCTCACAGATGGCTCAGCAGAAAGAGTTCAATTTGAAAAACCCATCAGCATACCATTACGACATTTTGGTCCTGAGCTTTTCG GTGCTGATTTGTGGCCTTCTTGGCATTCCTCCATCTAATGGAGTCCTTCCCCAGGCCCCCATGCACACGCGAAGTCTTGCTGTCCTCAGGAGGCAG GCGCTCCGCAAACAGATGGTCCGAACCGCCAAGGAAGGCATGATGAACAATGCTAGCAGCTCAGAAGTTTACGGCAAGATGCAAGAAGTTTTCATTAAAATGGACGACAAAGGCAAC GAGGATTCTGCTCACAAAGAGCTCAAGGAATTGAAAGACGCCGTTATCACAGAGGGGGAAAAAATCACAGAGGGGAATGGGGCAGTGACTGCGCCTGAGGTATTTGACCCTGAAAAACATCTGGAAGCTTACTTGCCTGTACGGGTGAATGAGCAGAGAGTAAGCAATCTGCTTCAGTCCCTGCTGGTCGCGGGTTGCATTGGAGTTGTGCCGGTCATTCAGAAGATACCCACATCAGTCCTGTGGGGGTACTTTGGCTATATGTCCATCGACAGCCTGCCTGGGAACCAGTTCGGGGAGCGCTTACAACTTCTGTTCATCACCCCTCGGCGGCGCTACAA GAAAACCGGGAGTTGGGGTGAATATTCATCTGTTCTAATTTTGGACAGGGTTCTTGAAGGCGCCCATGCGTCCTTCTTGGAGTCGGTGCCTTTCAACCAGATATTGGCCTTCACCGTTTTCCAGCTGATTTATCTGTTGATCGTCTGGGGGATGACATGGATACCGGTGGCGGGAATCCTGTtcccgctcctcttcttcttccttgtcatcATCAGGGAGCATCTCCTCCCGAAATTCTTCGACACGCGCCACCTGTGGGAGCTGGATGCGTCCGAGTACGAAGAATGCGAGGGGGTGCACCGTGACCCATCGATACCAGAG GGTGATGGCGAATCCATCACACGAGGCATAGAAGATCCCTCTGAATATACTGCCGAGGTGATGGAGGAATTCACGACTCACCGTGGAGAACTGAAGCACAGGGCTCCAAGCTTCCGTGACGAGCGGCTGATACGG CTGAACTCTGTCCAGATGACGAGACAGTTCTCCCGGATCTCTTCTTTTGCTCCTACACGGCCCTGA
- the LOC123040455 gene encoding boron transporter 4 isoform X2, with product MGSPGSTNRRPLQRKWVGRKERRLQPRPAPAPACLLRLPTPGFAPCVAGGGGIAVALRHISGATLRLASPTPPRPGTPLLAMEPKKTLFKGVIEDFRGRASCYKQDWHNGFSSGFRILAPTLYIFFASALPVIAFGEQLSKDTDGTLTTVETLASTAICGIIHSVLGGQPLLIVGVAEPTIIMYTYLYSFAKNQPNLGERLFLAWAGWVCIWTAVMLFLMAMFNAAAALNRFTRFAGELFGMLITILFMQEAIKGMLSEFSVPEGKDQSLPIYQFQWVYINGLLGVIFSMGLLYTALKSRSARSSLYGAGWLRNVIADYGVPLMVILWTALSYSLPTKIPSGVPRRLFTPLPWEPKSLQHWTVAKELFSVPLAYILLAIVPAVMVAGLYFFDHSVASQMAQQKEFNLKNPSAYHYDILVLSFSVLICGLLGIPPSNGVLPQAPMHTRSLAVLRRQALRKQMVRTAKEGMMNNASSSEVYGKMQEVFIKMDDKGNEDSAHKELKELKDAVITEGEKITEGNGAVTAPEVFDPEKHLEAYLPVRVNEQRVSNLLQSLLVAGCIGVVPVIQKIPTSVLWGYFGYMSIDSLPGNQFGERLQLLFITPRRRYKKTGSWGEYSSVLILDRVLEGAHASFLESVPFNQILAFTVFQLIYLLIVWGMTWIPVAGILFPLLFFFLVIIREHLLPKFFDTRHLWELDASEYEECEGVHRDPSIPEGDGESITRGIEDPSEYTAEVMEEFTTHRGELKHRAPSFRDERLIRLNSVQMTRQFSRISSFAPTRP from the exons ATGGGGTCGCCGGGGTCTACAAATAGGCGGCCATTGCAGAGGAAATGGGTGGGAAGGAAGGAAAGAAGGCTGCAACCCCGCCCGGCCCCGGCCCCAgcttgcctcctccgcctgccgacGCCGGGTTTCGCACCCTGCGTCGCCGGTGGAGGCGGCATTGCCGTTGCACTACGGCACATCTCCGGCGCCACGCTTCGCCTCGCCTCCCCCACCCCGCCTCGACCTGGTACTCCGCTGCTG GCAATGGAACCTAAGAAAACCCTATTTAAGGGAGTGATTGAGGATTTTAGAGGAAGAGCATCTTGCTACAAACAAGATTGGCACAATGGGTTCAGTTCTGGGTTCAG GATATTGGCACCTACTCTGTACATCTTCTTTGCATCTGCACTACCTGTTATCGCCTTTGGGGAGCAACTAAGTAAAGATACAG ATGGTACGCTAACGACAGTTGAGACGTTGGCATCAACTGCTATATGTGGCATCATACATTCTGTACTGGGCGGACAACCACTGCTGATTGTGGGAGTTGCAGAACCAACAATTATAATGTACACATACCTGTACAGTTTTGCCAAAAATCAGCCAAACCTTGGAGAACGATTATTCCTGGCATGGGCTGGATG GGTTTGCATCTGGACTGCGGTCATGTTGTTCCTCATGGCAATGTTTAATGCCGCAGCTGCTTTGAATAGATTTACAAGATTTGCGGGAGAATTGTTTGGAATGTTGATCACAATCCTGTTCATGCAAGAAGCTATCAAG GGAATGTTGAGTGAATTCAGTGTGCCTGAGGGTAAAGATCAGAGCCTACCCATATACCAATTCCAATGGGTATATATTAATGGTCTGCTTGGAGTTATCTTTTCAATGGGACTGCTCTATACTGCGTTAAAGAGCAGAAGTGCAAGGTCATCGCTCTACGGAGCTG GATGGCTAAGGAACGTGATTGCTGACTATGGTGTTCCACTTATGGTGATACTGTGGACCGCGTTGTCATATTCGTTGCCCACCAAGATACCTTCAGGTGTTCCTAGGAGGCTGTTCACCCCACTTCCTTGGGAACCCAAGTCACTGCAACATTGGACGGTAGCCAAG GAGTTATTTTCTGTCCCTCTAGCCTACATACTTTTGGCAATTGTGCCTGCTGTGATGGTTGCGGGGCTCTATTTCTTTGACCATAGTGTAGCCTCACAGATGGCTCAGCAGAAAGAGTTCAATTTGAAAAACCCATCAGCATACCATTACGACATTTTGGTCCTGAGCTTTTCG GTGCTGATTTGTGGCCTTCTTGGCATTCCTCCATCTAATGGAGTCCTTCCCCAGGCCCCCATGCACACGCGAAGTCTTGCTGTCCTCAGGAGGCAG GCGCTCCGCAAACAGATGGTCCGAACCGCCAAGGAAGGCATGATGAACAATGCTAGCAGCTCAGAAGTTTACGGCAAGATGCAAGAAGTTTTCATTAAAATGGACGACAAAGGCAAC GAGGATTCTGCTCACAAAGAGCTCAAGGAATTGAAAGACGCCGTTATCACAGAGGGGGAAAAAATCACAGAGGGGAATGGGGCAGTGACTGCGCCTGAGGTATTTGACCCTGAAAAACATCTGGAAGCTTACTTGCCTGTACGGGTGAATGAGCAGAGAGTAAGCAATCTGCTTCAGTCCCTGCTGGTCGCGGGTTGCATTGGAGTTGTGCCGGTCATTCAGAAGATACCCACATCAGTCCTGTGGGGGTACTTTGGCTATATGTCCATCGACAGCCTGCCTGGGAACCAGTTCGGGGAGCGCTTACAACTTCTGTTCATCACCCCTCGGCGGCGCTACAA GAAAACCGGGAGTTGGGGTGAATATTCATCTGTTCTAATTTTGGACAGGGTTCTTGAAGGCGCCCATGCGTCCTTCTTGGAGTCGGTGCCTTTCAACCAGATATTGGCCTTCACCGTTTTCCAGCTGATTTATCTGTTGATCGTCTGGGGGATGACATGGATACCGGTGGCGGGAATCCTGTtcccgctcctcttcttcttccttgtcatcATCAGGGAGCATCTCCTCCCGAAATTCTTCGACACGCGCCACCTGTGGGAGCTGGATGCGTCCGAGTACGAAGAATGCGAGGGGGTGCACCGTGACCCATCGATACCAGAG GGTGATGGCGAATCCATCACACGAGGCATAGAAGATCCCTCTGAATATACTGCCGAGGTGATGGAGGAATTCACGACTCACCGTGGAGAACTGAAGCACAGGGCTCCAAGCTTCCGTGACGAGCGGCTGATACGG CTGAACTCTGTCCAGATGACGAGACAGTTCTCCCGGATCTCTTCTTTTGCTCCTACACGGCCCTGA
- the LOC123040455 gene encoding boron transporter 4 isoform X3, whose product MGSPGSTNRRPLQRKWVGRKERRLQPRPAPAPACLLRLPTPGFAPCVAGGGGIAVALRHISGATLRLASPTPPRPGTPLLSPFQAMEPKKTLFKGVIEDFRGRASCYKQDWHNGFSSGFRILAPTLYIFFASALPVIAFGEQLSKDTDGTLTTVETLASTAICGIIHSVLGGQPLLIVGVAEPTIIMYTYLYSFAKNQPNLGERLFLAWAGWVCIWTAVMLFLMAMFNAAAALNRFTRFAGELFGMLITILFMQEAIKGMLSEFSVPEGKDQSLPIYQFQWVYINGLLGVIFSMGLLYTALKSRSARSSLYGAGWLRNVIADYGVPLMVILWTALSYSLPTKIPSGVPRRLFTPLPWEPKSLQHWTVAKELFSVPLAYILLAIVPAVMVAGLYFFDHSVASQMAQQKEFNLKNPSAYHYDILVLSFSVLICGLLGIPPSNGVLPQAPMHTRSLAVLRRQALRKQMVRTAKEGMMNNASSSEVYGKMQEVFIKMDDKGNEDSAHKELKELKDAVITEGEKITEGNGAVTAPEVFDPEKHLEAYLPVRVNEQRVSNLLQSLLVAGCIGVVPVIQKIPTSVLWGYFGYMSIDSLPGNQFGERLQLLFITPRRRYKVLEGAHASFLESVPFNQILAFTVFQLIYLLIVWGMTWIPVAGILFPLLFFFLVIIREHLLPKFFDTRHLWELDASEYEECEGVHRDPSIPEGDGESITRGIEDPSEYTAEVMEEFTTHRGELKHRAPSFRDERLIRLNSVQMTRQFSRISSFAPTRP is encoded by the exons ATGGGGTCGCCGGGGTCTACAAATAGGCGGCCATTGCAGAGGAAATGGGTGGGAAGGAAGGAAAGAAGGCTGCAACCCCGCCCGGCCCCGGCCCCAgcttgcctcctccgcctgccgacGCCGGGTTTCGCACCCTGCGTCGCCGGTGGAGGCGGCATTGCCGTTGCACTACGGCACATCTCCGGCGCCACGCTTCGCCTCGCCTCCCCCACCCCGCCTCGACCTGGTACTCCGCTGCTG TCCCCCTTTCAGGCAATGGAACCTAAGAAAACCCTATTTAAGGGAGTGATTGAGGATTTTAGAGGAAGAGCATCTTGCTACAAACAAGATTGGCACAATGGGTTCAGTTCTGGGTTCAG GATATTGGCACCTACTCTGTACATCTTCTTTGCATCTGCACTACCTGTTATCGCCTTTGGGGAGCAACTAAGTAAAGATACAG ATGGTACGCTAACGACAGTTGAGACGTTGGCATCAACTGCTATATGTGGCATCATACATTCTGTACTGGGCGGACAACCACTGCTGATTGTGGGAGTTGCAGAACCAACAATTATAATGTACACATACCTGTACAGTTTTGCCAAAAATCAGCCAAACCTTGGAGAACGATTATTCCTGGCATGGGCTGGATG GGTTTGCATCTGGACTGCGGTCATGTTGTTCCTCATGGCAATGTTTAATGCCGCAGCTGCTTTGAATAGATTTACAAGATTTGCGGGAGAATTGTTTGGAATGTTGATCACAATCCTGTTCATGCAAGAAGCTATCAAG GGAATGTTGAGTGAATTCAGTGTGCCTGAGGGTAAAGATCAGAGCCTACCCATATACCAATTCCAATGGGTATATATTAATGGTCTGCTTGGAGTTATCTTTTCAATGGGACTGCTCTATACTGCGTTAAAGAGCAGAAGTGCAAGGTCATCGCTCTACGGAGCTG GATGGCTAAGGAACGTGATTGCTGACTATGGTGTTCCACTTATGGTGATACTGTGGACCGCGTTGTCATATTCGTTGCCCACCAAGATACCTTCAGGTGTTCCTAGGAGGCTGTTCACCCCACTTCCTTGGGAACCCAAGTCACTGCAACATTGGACGGTAGCCAAG GAGTTATTTTCTGTCCCTCTAGCCTACATACTTTTGGCAATTGTGCCTGCTGTGATGGTTGCGGGGCTCTATTTCTTTGACCATAGTGTAGCCTCACAGATGGCTCAGCAGAAAGAGTTCAATTTGAAAAACCCATCAGCATACCATTACGACATTTTGGTCCTGAGCTTTTCG GTGCTGATTTGTGGCCTTCTTGGCATTCCTCCATCTAATGGAGTCCTTCCCCAGGCCCCCATGCACACGCGAAGTCTTGCTGTCCTCAGGAGGCAG GCGCTCCGCAAACAGATGGTCCGAACCGCCAAGGAAGGCATGATGAACAATGCTAGCAGCTCAGAAGTTTACGGCAAGATGCAAGAAGTTTTCATTAAAATGGACGACAAAGGCAAC GAGGATTCTGCTCACAAAGAGCTCAAGGAATTGAAAGACGCCGTTATCACAGAGGGGGAAAAAATCACAGAGGGGAATGGGGCAGTGACTGCGCCTGAGGTATTTGACCCTGAAAAACATCTGGAAGCTTACTTGCCTGTACGGGTGAATGAGCAGAGAGTAAGCAATCTGCTTCAGTCCCTGCTGGTCGCGGGTTGCATTGGAGTTGTGCCGGTCATTCAGAAGATACCCACATCAGTCCTGTGGGGGTACTTTGGCTATATGTCCATCGACAGCCTGCCTGGGAACCAGTTCGGGGAGCGCTTACAACTTCTGTTCATCACCCCTCGGCGGCGCTACAA GGTTCTTGAAGGCGCCCATGCGTCCTTCTTGGAGTCGGTGCCTTTCAACCAGATATTGGCCTTCACCGTTTTCCAGCTGATTTATCTGTTGATCGTCTGGGGGATGACATGGATACCGGTGGCGGGAATCCTGTtcccgctcctcttcttcttccttgtcatcATCAGGGAGCATCTCCTCCCGAAATTCTTCGACACGCGCCACCTGTGGGAGCTGGATGCGTCCGAGTACGAAGAATGCGAGGGGGTGCACCGTGACCCATCGATACCAGAG GGTGATGGCGAATCCATCACACGAGGCATAGAAGATCCCTCTGAATATACTGCCGAGGTGATGGAGGAATTCACGACTCACCGTGGAGAACTGAAGCACAGGGCTCCAAGCTTCCGTGACGAGCGGCTGATACGG CTGAACTCTGTCCAGATGACGAGACAGTTCTCCCGGATCTCTTCTTTTGCTCCTACACGGCCCTGA
- the LOC123040485 gene encoding pentatricopeptide repeat-containing protein At1g09900 has protein sequence MASSASVAALTALPFPTCPSSDDSDDAKPLPPPPASGETRPPPQHQQRPRWWQLERDCNVAMKALARAGEVDQVLALFRELRASRTGPGGASPPNVLCYNTLVNALAEAGRVEEAHNAFDEMLAAGVAPNASSLNILVKLHSWRSARFDLAYKVIIQLQELGVEAEVGTYSTLVTGLCRVGRVGEAWGVLEWMLEVGCRPMVQTYTPIVQGYCREGRVDEAKELMSTMENAGCPPNVVTYNILIRALCDAARFDEVRQVLTDSRTKDWKPSTVTYNTFMNGLCKKGMAKEVLEQLDVMLGEGLDPTDFTLSILLNCLCHDKRIHDAVCLLERSTSLKCYAGVVAYNTVMSCLGEMGHWMSALKLLTDMIKRGVMPNTRTFNIVIRSLCFRRKFSIAKSLASNQGFAANVVTYNTLIYFVFYYSRKLSEVKDLIFDMTAERIAPDEVTYTIIVDGLCRDGFFDTATSYFLESLEIGLSRDLFAVLTNRLAHSGKIWETIHIFKGMEEKGFIPDSSIFDLTIRIFCRAGYCHDTDMFKVNFILDTMLGKQ, from the coding sequence ATGGCCTCCTCCGCCTCCGTTGCGGCCCTCACCGCACTCCCCTTTCCCACTTGCCCCTCCTCCGACGACTCTGACGACGCCAAGCCCCTCCCGCCTCCACCCGCGTCGGGAGAAACCCGCCCTCCTCCGCAGCATCAGCAGAGGCCGCGGTGGTGGCAGCTGGAGCGCGACTGCAACGTGGCCATGAAGGCCCTGGCGCGTGCGGGCGAAGTCGACCAGGTGCTCGCCCTCTTCAGAGAGCTCAGGGCTTCCAGAACCGGGCCGGGAGGTGCCTCGCCGCCCAATGTGCTTTGCTACAACACTCTCGTCAATGCGCTCGCAGAAGCTGGCCGGGTGGAGGAGGCCCACAACGCGTTCGATGAAATGCTTGCAGCAGGGGTGGCGCCCAATGCATCGTCCCTCAACATCCTTGTCAAGCTGCATTCGTGGAGATCTGCGCGGTTTGACCTCGCGTACAAGGTGATCATCCAGTTGCAAGAGCTCGGGGTGGAAGCTGAGGTGGGCACCTACTCCACGCTTGTCACGGGGCTGTGCCGTGTGGGGAGAGTGGGCGAGGCATGGGGCGTGCTCGAGTGGATGCTGGAAGTGGGGTGCCGTCCCATGGTGCAAACTTACACGCCCATTGTACAGGGGTATTGCCGTGAAGGTCGTGTCGACGAGGCCAAGGAGCTGATGTCCACGATGGAAAATGCTGGTTGTCCTCCCAATGTAGTCACCTACAATATTCTGATCAGGGCTTTGTGTGATGCTGCCAGATTTGACGAAGTCAGGCAAGTTTTAACGGATAGTAGAACCAAGGATTGGAAACCCAGTACTGTCACCTACAACACATTTATGAATGGTCTCTGCAAGAAAGGTATGGCTAAAGAAGTACTTGAGCAGTTGGATGTTATGCTAGGCGAAGGGCTGGATCCCACAGATTTCACTTTGAGTATTCTTCTGAATTGCCTTTGCCATGACAAGAGGATTCATGATGCCGTATGCTTGCTGGAGAGGAGCACATCATTGAAATGCTATGCTGGTGTTGTTGCATACAACACTGTGATGAGCTGCTTAGGTGAAATGGGACATTGGATGAGTGCTCTAAAGTTGTTGACAGACATGATCAAGAGAGGTGTCATGCCAAACACGAGGACATTCAACATTGTCATTCGTAGTCTTTGCTTTCGCCGAAAGTTCTCCATAGCCAAGAGCCTCGCAAGTAACCAAGGTTTTGCTGCAAATGTCGTGACATACAATACActcatttattttgttttttaCTACAGTCGAAAGCTCAGTGAGGTGAAGGACCTAATATTTGACATGACAGCAGAGAGGATTGCTCCAGATGAAGTTACCTACACTATAATCGTTGATGGATTATGCAGAGATGGATTTTTTGATACAGCCACTAGTTACTTTCTAGAATCGCTTGAGATTGGACTGTCAAGGGATCTTTTTGCTGTCCTTACAAACAGGCTTGCTCACAGTGGCAAAATCTGGGAGACAATTCACATATTCAAGGGAATGGAAGAAAAAGGTTTTATCCCCGATAGTTCTATATTTGACCTCACAATCAGAATATTCTGTAGGGCTGGTTATTGTCACGACACAGATATGTTTAAGGTTAACTTTATTCTGGATACGATGTTGGGAAAGCAGTGA